The Vigna unguiculata cultivar IT97K-499-35 chromosome 1, ASM411807v1, whole genome shotgun sequence nucleotide sequence TAGGGTTTCTTCTCACAGATTACTCCCTCTATTCCAAacttcataatttatttttttatattaattttctaaaataacttCACTCTCACAATGAATATATcacttttagattttttttttaattatttgagagACAAGACAATAAATattgatttcaaattaaaagattgattatttttttgctAGGAATTTTGGGTAGACCCTCTTTTCTTGTCTCGTCCAAATTTATTATGATGAGATGAGGCATTGAGTGTGATGTTACAATAAGAAGCATGGAAAACTTAGGCCATACAACACAAGAGTACTAATTGGGTCTACCAAAATTAGGGTAGAAACAAAAGTAATCCATTCCAACATCCAAGGATGGAgagaaaattattttccaaaaagTAAAGGAAATGTAGCTAAATAGTACCACTGTTACATGATGGGTTGTTTCTGACTCTTcaaatctttcttttttataagaTGAATAAACGTTGTATGGCTAAATATTGGCTGGGTCAGAACCCTGAAAATGCATTGTgcatatcaattttttttagatacgtgtttacatttttttaatttatcaagaaaataaataattaacattttattatgtATATGCTGAAAATTAGTATGAAACATAATTAgagttgtgaaaaaaaaatcaaatgattaaaaccaattcataataacTTTAAGCTAAACCACTTTAAGGTCATTTCAAATTACTGATTTCCTATAAGTCCATTTTCTTAGATTATAATTCCAATTTATTAAACTAGATATATGAATTCAATGTTTGTTTGATGTACTTTTGGTTGAAAGCATTTTTTTCTACGTTTTTATTAATCTACCTTTCTTTCATACTCAATTAGAtcatttgttaatatttatttgatgtacTTTTAGTTGAAGCATTTCTTTTCTCAGGTTTTATTAGTCTACTCTTTTTTTTCCGCACCTAATCATGACTTTTATACCTTTTATCTATCCAAgtcattccatttttttttattaatctctTTAAGAGTCTTTAAGTCACTTCGTCtcaatttaagtaatttttaaaatagatttaaaataagTTGTCACTTTAGTCTCGTAACctttataactataaaaaaataatttaatattatttgaaaattgtagTCCTTAATATCTTCAACTCATAACTATCTTTATATAAGACATAGTGTTGAATTAAGTATCTAACAGCAATAATATATAGTTGGTTTCAAGTGACTCAACCTTAGTCGAAGTATAATAAACTCAATTTctattaaaacattattaagtTGATCTTAATTGAGGTTTAATTGACATGGTCTtgattaaaacattataattaagcACATCCTTAATAAGCCATTATAAATTTAACCTGGGTGCATCACTCAATTTTAGTTGACACTTTTCTTACTTAGCCACAGCACAACTAAGATATCTTCACTTCACTATTGTATATTGATTGGAAAAATATTAACTCATTATTAGTTGATCTTTATCTTGGACTTAATTAAGACATGCTTAGCCAACCTGAACAGAAACATCTTTTTATTTGGAGTTTGGTTGAAAAATCTTTTGATTCCTCTAAGTTGAGATATTTGTTAGTGAGTGATTATTAACATTTTATCAGTGTACCAAATCTTGCAAATAGTAACCGGTAGGATCAGAATATGATTTTTCAAGAGACTCATGCAGCACTAAATAATCAcgcaattataataattaatatagacTAAAGATAGGTTCATAATTTAAGGttttatataataaagtaaatttgTGCATAAACAAGTAACTATGAACTATGGAAATTAAGAACATTGAGAGTGACGTCCACCGTTGTATTTGGCCGCTTGGCAATGGCGAGTCCTGCAACATGAAGATACTCTCTGACTTTGTAGCATCTAACTATTTGTGTATCGTCCAACACCAGTTGCTTTGATGGAAAACCTTGTTTTGTGGTGTTAGACACTGGACTCCGCTTTTGTGGCGTTTGATGCTATTGTTTCTccattatttcatattttggtTGTTCTTCTTGTTTATGAAGATTGCTAACTCGTCTGGATTCGGAGCAAAgctttttatcattaaattagaCACATACAAAAATGATGATTAATAGTAGAATTATATTAGTATAAcgtaaaatgtatttatttaaaaaataagataaaattgaaggttaaaaatgttaaaaaaaagttaattttattaataaaatacgagtaagataatagtaaaaattaacatGATAATTGATATTGACTTGATATCATTGGTGAAGACATATTTTGGCTTTAGTCTTGATTAGAACACATTCCATTCATCTTCAATTAGAGTATATTTTACACAATTGGACTAAAATATATCTTCACTAAATTCCAAATCAgaattctttttcttcatttggaTATTCAATCTTCATCTAAGTCTAGTTCACATTTCTTTTACTCAAATTTCTAAAACctgtttataatttaaatctcttcttaaaattatatacagctttaaagtaaatttaaaatcaaactgTTAAACCctgtaaattgattttttacCTGTTCCATCAAATAAGCAGCTTTAGTTATTATACGGAGATAAATGGATTAATTACATTTAGAATGATGCAtatagattaatttttaagtGATAATAATAAAGCGAGAGTAGCAATTATGATAAAGTGGAAAATGGTGGAGTAGTGAGGAATATTGAGGAGATATAGACAAATTGGAAAGACTTGCATTTGGTGAAGCGTTGCAGTTGCTGCACGACTAGGGCTTTCAAAAGCTGCATCTTGAAAGTGATGCTCAAACATTAAATGCCACTTTTGAACCACAAAATCTCTTTTCTCTCATCTTCGAACTTAGTCACACTTTCTCagaatgtatttttattttcaactcCTTCTTCTGCAACTTTGGCATTTTCTCAACTCTTCATTTCTTCAATAAAAGgatattataattactatttcttttattcattacagtttatataaaattatagaatgacataaaacttttattaaattagacctcatatctaaatatttttgtgacttctaataaattttaatcgataaaaaatatattagaaaaggtgtttccctatttttattttttatttttggaagagAAAAAAGGGGTTACAAATTGTAGTTGGGGACAGCGAGTGCGAGAACAAATGAGAAGACCTAGTCAAAATAAACAGACGCGACACTTCAATGCATGAGAAATACACTGATATAAACGTGTTtcagaattttttatttatttatttttttgcagtTTATTAAATCATAAGTttctaatcaattttaataatttttacgaatttccttctttctttgaatttagtgttgtttattgttattttaatatttttatttattactatatttCGGTTATTCAACCCAATAGTAGGATTTCGGCCGCACGTTCAATCTTAAAAGGATCAAAGTCCAACCCAAACTTCACGTGTATGTCAGTAGCTAGCTGCTACTTGTTCCTTCTCAATTCACGCTTccacaattataataataatattaatatttattactattataataaactaataGACTCTTAATCTCTTATTATGAAGCATTAGGTTTACTACTAGCACCACAAATAATTAAAGCCAGCGTTTCTCTTTAACTtgccttttcttttccttgtacATTCAGGATTTTGCTTTTCTAAATTAGtaagtatatatttttcttaggGGTTTTTAATCCCTGTACGTGTAAATTGACTGAAgcattttaaatatgtttttaatcaataaaaattaacaagttTGATGAGATTTGTCACTTTTCTGAGGCAAAGATCGATCCATTTATAAAACTTTATGTCAGCACACGCATAACATACGTGCGTCTCTGAAGAAGTTAAAGTGTGGGagagataaagagaaaaatactCAACTAATTGAAAACGATCTTTTTTAACTTGTTTCATGGAGGAATGGTTAAGCTTTGAGTATATTGGATACTTTTAGTTTAGcttttattagaaaatatttttattttattgagtatttaaaatttttgttttccagTTGCTTATTTgggatttgattttgttttaaatatgatGATATGATTCTTACCTTGGATTGTAAATTGTAATGATGTAATTCTTTGTGTatggaaaataaacaaaaaattatcaaattttaaatatctcataaattcaaatattcttaattaatattttatttaaaaattattttattgaatatttaaaatttgtatattttcttatcaagttcgtattatttaattttgaagatgAATAAATTATGATTGTTAGATTTTGTAGTTAACCGTAGCATCATCAATTATtagataacaataaaaataaacttctaCAAAActacttaataataaaaaaaatgacattgttccattttttttaaaattaaatactaaactaaaaattatatttatgaaaaacttaatacaacataactttttttataaggacttaattatttatgaaaaacttaaaatttcataatgtACTTTTTTATACGAAAACAAGATAACCGCTTCCTTAATTCAATTAACAATAGAACCAATCaacaacataaatttaattgaaaaatattaaaaaaaaatatattaaatagaaTGAATATTTTCAATAGAAATTAGATCGAAAGAAGAAACTccaaacttaattaaatattattggcCAAATTGTTTTACGCCTGTTGTTCCTCAGCTCCatgcttttgtttttgaaattaggAAGATGTGTGGTGAAGCAAAGGGTTTTAGGATGATGAAGTGGTTGCAGCAAGCCAAaagattgaaaataaattgGAATTATTAATCTATATCTCCATATAATCTTCATATGTATTTTACgagattaattaattagagaaaaaaatatatatacattagcAAAAATAGGAAGGAGTGTGCATAGGAGTGGTTGCAATCTGAATTCTCGCAAAGTAGAAACAAGGATGTTAGTTAGTCATAAAAGACCGACAAAGAGatgctttaaaaaataaattaaagcaaTAATTTGTATATTGTATGGCTCTATATAGCAATTAGGGTGGCCACTTTTTAACCTAAAAAGTCAGGCTTCGTGTTGGACCAACTTATTACGGATCTCACTCATCCATAAGGAAAAACTAGAAACTGTATCccattttcaattcttttttttccaTCAAATGacatattctttctttttaatacatcatgttttattatttttttaatatgaattggattcattttttttttatttgagagAAGGTTAATACGCGTTGGACTTGGAGATAATTGGTTTCACATGAATATGATTATTTGGAGCCAACAACATTAAAATGAAGTAACATATGTTCTTTTAATGTTAAATGCGATGGAAGATTATGGTCAGAGATTCTGAGATGTGTTGGAACTAAGTCTGTGATGATAaatgatgacaataattatattttacaatttgttgtgattaatatttataaaaagaaattgacCGATTACGATCTCAATTTTCAGTTTAACCAACAGAATCCGGGTAAGATAAATGTAAAACATGACCGGTTAGTGGGACACTTTCTACGCTGAATGTGGGCCTCAAAGCCCACAATTTTTTCAAAGTTGAATAAATTGGGCTTAATGTACGGAGTGGGTAGCATGACATTTTTTTCAAGACTGGCCCATATTTTAATTCAGGGTAAGTTGGAGGGGCATCATTTTGGTCTTGTAGAGGCCTTTCTACACTTTGAGTGAATAAAATGTGTGCTTCTTCTGTGGCAAGAGATGATGGTGGCTTATGAATTTTATGATGGTATGTGAATACAATCTATGATATTAATTATGATGCTTCgtgatatttttacttttgatATTATGCGAATACAATCTAAATTACACCATCCCATTTGATCGAAATCatgaatattttgaataattgtATGTATGGATAcctataaaaatgataaaataagtcACCAAATATTATTTGATGTATGCAACAGATAGGTTTAGAAATcagttttcatttttcatatcctagataaaaaaaaaaaaagaaaaagagaattcGTGACCACTTCCTATATAATATCAATagattgaattaattatttaaaattatttagtaaattccttaattaatttttatgaaactaATTTGTGATGAGTGATAGAGTGAAAGTCAACCGTTCTTCATTTGGTGGGAAGGGCACTGAGTCATTACCCAAAAAACCCTTTCTCATAACTCTTCTTTTCATCATTTCATAGAAAATGAAGTTGGTGCAAAAATACAGAACCAACCAACCACACCTATTTGCTTAAACAAACCTGCATATCCTCTTCTCTTGTCTCTACTTTCTGTCTTATTCACCtcttttttatgcaaaataaattaactacagaattttttatcattttatttatttattttttggcaACTGTGGCCAAAAGCCTGCAGGCCAATATTAATATCCAAATCCACGTTTTGAATGGCTTATTATGTCAACACTCCATTTCCACCTTAACAAGTGCTCCCTTAACTGCCCACAATTATTCAACTCTCTCTCTATCTTTTCAAATAATCACCTTTTCACTAtatttttcaccttttctcTATATATACCTATTATCGTTAATTATACAACttatttcttaaaaacataacaaTGATTAAATCATAGaattgaaaaaaactaaatataaaattttaatccaatatacttattatattttttattttgaataaaaataataattttaattaaagcaTCAAAACATAGTTATTTGCtgaaaataatatcatataCTAAGTGCATTTAGGATTGTCCTATCGATTCCATAACATCAAATTATATCCtccataaaataaaatcttttaaagCACAAACAGTCCTAAATATGCATTTTTTGTTCTGTAAactgcatatatatatatatatatatatatatccaaacatagtaatatcaattaatatgatatcataatacactaaaataaatacataactGGTGGGTCACTTAATTAACAAATAAACAAGAATGATTTTTAGGTATTTTAGTGAATTAAGCTGTCTTATTTATGACCTAATTTAAGGTAAATTGTATAgaaataaaaggttaaataagGCGGATCTATATAATATACCCAATTAAACAAAATAGGTCACAAAATGATACTTAACCTTTTCAATTATTATCTAAACTTAATTGTTTTACTTGACTCTTAGATCATAagattttttgtaaaaaatgagaTCCtggaatttttaataaaatcatcattAGTGATAATTTGTTTACAGTTTTAAGCGGTCACGAGTGCTAGAGATTTTTGACATTTACAAAAcctaattacaaaaaaatttagaaagttttcaaataattcagaAACTTCGTGGATATCTTAGTCAATCCATtgaacttgaaaaaaaaaaaacttaaggaGGCCTGTACCACTAAAAGTGGAGTACAAGGAATTCCATTAAAATAACCTCAGGCCACCCAGTAGAGTTGACCTTTTCCATCTTCTATGCaagaacaaaatttaaaaaaattaaattaaattaacatttgaAAATGGTTGCATGTTAGAAGCAAATTGTTGTACGTAACttttaataagattttattGATGCTTTAAGAAGGAAGgaataatatttcataaactATAACAGTAGAGTTATCTCTCTCTTAAGCATCCCTTCTTACTTTAATGATCATATTActttacttatatataaattaaatttaaaaactttgaaaagttcgtatagttttattttgtttcatagAAAAGTTTGTCTAAACATATTCCAAATTAATTTAAGACAAATAGCACCTATATCAGggaaattagtccctcttcacaTCTATAAAAAGCCTTGCTCCTTGCTGCCACATTTCAACAAAGTGTATCTGTGAGCAACACTAAACAACCACACTGTGACCAAATGACATCTTCATTCTTTCccatattatttttctcttttggtCTTCTCTTCTCTGCACCTTTTGGAGCCGAAGCATGGTTGAAGCCCAAAATACCCATCTCTTCTCTCATcacaaaaacattttttgaCTCCTTTTTCCTACACAAAGATGACACTGCATGCCCTGCGAAAGACTTCTACACCTACGACTCCTTCATTCTTGCATCAAAATCCTTCCCTGCATTTGGTAGCACCGGTTGTTTAGCCACGCGCAAGCGTGAGATTGCAGCGTTTCTCGCTCAGATTTCCCATGAAACCACTGGTGGGTGGGCCACTGCACCCGATGGCCCTTTCGCTTGGGGTTTGTGTTTCAAGGAAGAAATTAGTCCTCAGAGTAATTACTGTGATTCTACCAACACCCAATGGCCATGCTTCCCTGGAAAAAGTTACAAGGGAAGAGGACCCATTCAACTTTCTTGGTATCATTTTGTTTACAACTTTCTTGCTTCatttattaatgttttcttGAAGTAGAGTTTGTTAACAAGTAGGGTTATGTGCAGGAACTACAACTATGGACCAGCAGGGAAGGCGTTGGGATTTGACGGGTTGAGGAATCCGGAGATTGTGGCGAACAATTCCGTGATAGCCTTCAAAACTGGTCTCTGGTTTTGGATGACAGAGCAAAAGCCAAAACCCTCTTGCCACGACGTCATGGTTGGGAAATACGTGCCTACGGAAGCTGACATAGCGGCGAATCGAACATGTGGTTATGGTTTGGTCACTAACATAATCAACGGTGCACTTGAATGTGGGATTCCCGGTGATGCAAGAGTCAATGATCGGATTGGGTTTTTCCAGAGATATACAAAGCTCTTCAACGTCGACACTGGACCTAACTTGGATTGTGCATATCAGGAACCCTTCTAATaactcttaattattttatctttttcttttccattgaTTTGTTTCTCTTGCAAGAATTTAATAATGTGTTCAAAGAAAGCATCTACCACTACCTCCTTCATGGGATTTTACTAATGCGCTCTATCACAAGTTGACAAACTAAGTTTTATGTTCGTCGCCGGAGGAAATTTTAATATGTACAAGAGGGAGAGAgagtacaaaaaataaatatcaataatgaagtaacaaaacaaagaaactGTGATAAAATAAGGAATTGGAAGTGAAGatgtcattttcttaatttattttgccACCTTATGTCttaaattgattatttgaacttatgtgtattttttttttattttacttttattatcctatagtttttaatttacaaattttatgtaCATCTAGTCTtctcattttaaaatttctgGGTGAGTGAGTGGGTTGTGCCCGTATAGATTctcataatattaataagtgACTTTCATGACTTATCTcctaactaaaataattagtaaatagAAGAATTCCTGACTTTTATATAAAGACACCACCATTGAGGAATTGGCCATTCTGAAAGGATGTTTAGAAGTCAATTATTATCGTCCATTATCAGCTTATTACTCTTCTATTATGATTAACTAAATCAGGTTAGTTAATATACAAATGAAACAATAAGATTGTTGTAATTAAAGCattttataagttattattGAATTTCATTAACCATatctagttttattttaaagcTTTTCGCTCAAATCAAAGAAGACGATTGTCTCATGGTCTGGGAAAAGGAAAAGGAGTCACGTGCTTGCTAAATAACATTGTTTTATATGCTTGATGGTTTTAcactttttgaataaaaaattgttccttttaaattttattttaaaaattataaggtAGTATTTAGTTAtacctttattttctttttactatatattcaaaatctttttaatatcaAATGAGAAgggaaaaatggaaaaatatataataggtAGCTGGTAGGAATAAATTGATTTCTATTGATTTGCTGATTGATTATTTCTCATGTCTTAAtgagatttaaatatttttattaattttttaatttgtctttttttgagtttcattttatatctataaatatattttattattagcaATAATACACGTAGAAATTAGTCTTAATTCTttcttatgttttcttcttcatctttctttcttttttatcttcttttttttatcggttttattttataatgataacttatttaaaatcatattataagtaaaaaaaaaatggtaaacaAAAAGCCTTAAATGACTATTATATAGGAAAAGACGGAATATTAAATAGCAAGTAGCCAATGCTAACCTCTTTTGACTTGGTTAAATACACTAGAATCAACATTAGAGCATCTCCATAAATCTTAAATTGTTAGGAtatcaaatataacattta carries:
- the LOC114177560 gene encoding chitinase 10-like, with amino-acid sequence MTSSFFPILFFSFGLLFSAPFGAEAWLKPKIPISSLITKTFFDSFFLHKDDTACPAKDFYTYDSFILASKSFPAFGSTGCLATRKREIAAFLAQISHETTGGWATAPDGPFAWGLCFKEEISPQSNYCDSTNTQWPCFPGKSYKGRGPIQLSWNYNYGPAGKALGFDGLRNPEIVANNSVIAFKTGLWFWMTEQKPKPSCHDVMVGKYVPTEADIAANRTCGYGLVTNIINGALECGIPGDARVNDRIGFFQRYTKLFNVDTGPNLDCAYQEPF